The Malus domestica chromosome 13, GDT2T_hap1 genome includes a window with the following:
- the LOC103403235 gene encoding glycosyltransferase BC10-like: MKAQDPKSPSFFPISFNLQRHLLNYLSYFLLFVFGLTLGVVLSNLRDHSFGSLQFAQIPFSPVSPPPPFNISETLKPNGTSPTTSVVGTNTSVSSSPPRIGLKDYLKPPKAFHDMNNAELLWRASMTPRIPEYPFCLVPKVAFMFLTRGPVVLAPLWEKFFAGHHGLYSIYVHSSPSYNHSSYTETPVFRGRRIPSQEVEWGTVSLIEAERLLLANALLDISNQRFVLLSDACIPLYNFSTVYSYLINSTQTFVEVYDNPNGDGRGRYGLSDYPGITIDQWRKGSQWFQADRDLALEFVSDRKYFPVFMKCKGYCFSDEHYLPTFVSMKFGAKNANRTLTWVDWEKGGPHPTEYATKNRTAELLSGLRNGFGRKCEYNGRSTDVCFLFARKFPPTALDNLLKFAPEIMHFNTKIF; encoded by the exons CTTTTTTCCAATATCATTCAATCTCCAACGCCACCTCCTCAATTACCTCTCATATTTCCTGCTCTTCGTTTTCGGATTAACCCTCGGAGTTGTACTTagcaatctcagggaccattcaTTCGGCAGCCTACAATTCGCACAGATCCCCTTCTCACCTGTGTCACCTCCTCCTCCATTCAATATTTCAGAAACCTTAAAGCCAAATGGAACCTCTCCAACAACATCCGTTGTTGGGACCAACACGTCCGTTTCGTCAAGTCCTCCTCGGATAGGGTTGAAGGACTATCTGAAGCCGCCGAAGGCGTTTCACGACATGAACAATGCAGAACTGCTGTGGAGAGCTTCGATGACTCCGCGGATTCCTGAATATCCATTCTGTCTTGTTCCAAAAGTTGCTTTCATGTTCTTGACAAGGGGGCCGGTTGTTTTGGCACCACTGTGGGAAAAGTTCTTTGCAGGGCATCACGGTTTGTACTCGATTTATGTGCACTCAAGTCCGTCCTACAATCACTCATCGTATACCGAAACTCCAGTTTTTCGTGGCCGGAGAATTCCGAGTCag GAAGTAGAATGGGGGACGGTGAGCTTGATCGAGGCAGAGCGCCTCCTCCTGGCGAATGCTCTTCTCGACATCTCAAACCAGCGTTTTGTTCTGCTCTCAGATGCATGCATTCCCCTCTATAACTTCTCCACTGTCTACTCCTACCTCATCAACTCCACCCAAACTTTTGTCGAGGTCTATGACAATCCCAATGGAGATGGACGCGGCCGGTATGGACTCAGTGACTATCCGGGAATCACAATCGATCAATGGCGAAAAGGGTCGCAGTGGTTCCAAGCGGATCGAGACCTCGCCCTTGAATTCGTATCGGATAGAAAATACTTCCCAGTGTTCATGAAATGCAAAGGCTACTGTTTTTCGGATGAACATTATTTGCCAACGTTTGTGTCCATGAAATTTGGAGCAAAGAATGCAAATAGGACGTTGACCTGGGTTGACTGGGAAAAGGGTGGCCCACACCCTACGGAGTACGCCACCAAAAATCGGACGGCGGAGCTTTTGAGTGGCCTGAGGAATGGTTTTGGTCGGAAATGTGAATACAATGGGAGGAGTACAGATGTTTGTTTCTTATTCGCCAGGAAGTTCCCGCCAACTGCTTTGGATAACCTGCTGAAGTTTGCACCGGAGATCATGCACTTCAACACAAAGATATTCTGA